One genomic window of Geoanaerobacter pelophilus includes the following:
- a CDS encoding type I restriction-modification system subunit M has protein sequence MTPAAIVSKLWNYCNVLRDDGMSYGDYVEQLTFLLFLKMAYERTKKPFDQKSPVPSGYDWPSLLKKDGDELFDHYRHTLEKLGQEKGLLGLIFGRAQNKFQDPAKLRRLIVDLIDKENWSMLSADVKGDAYEGLLEKNAQDTKSGAGQYFTPRPLIQAMVDVTAPGPADTVCDPACGTGGFLLAAHDYISKHHRLDRDQKKNLNEKALRGWELVHATARLCAMNLMLHGIGSDTLPLTVGDALAADPGDRFSLVLTNPPFGKKSSTTIIGEDGKAYNEKETIEREDFWATTSNKQLNFVQHIKTLLKQHGRAAVVVPDNVLFEGGAGETIRKKLLHECDVHTLLRLPTGLFYAQGVKANVIFFDKKPASETPWTKKLWIYDLRTNMHFTLKTNPLQRRDLDEFVTCYNPVNRHERTATWNEETPAGRWRAYSYDEIIARDKASLDIFWLKDESLEDSANLPAPDVILRDMIEDLEGALEQLRLIAEDVGADVTSP, from the coding sequence ATGACCCCAGCCGCAATTGTCAGCAAACTATGGAATTACTGCAACGTTCTCCGCGACGATGGCATGAGCTACGGCGACTACGTCGAGCAACTCACCTTCCTCCTCTTCCTCAAGATGGCTTACGAGAGGACGAAAAAACCTTTTGATCAGAAGAGCCCCGTTCCATCCGGCTACGACTGGCCGAGCCTCCTGAAGAAGGACGGCGACGAACTGTTCGACCACTACCGTCACACGTTGGAAAAACTCGGCCAAGAGAAGGGGCTTCTGGGGCTCATCTTTGGCCGGGCGCAGAACAAGTTCCAGGACCCAGCCAAATTGCGCCGCCTGATCGTTGACCTGATCGACAAGGAAAACTGGTCGATGCTGAGTGCCGACGTGAAGGGGGATGCCTACGAGGGGTTGCTGGAGAAAAACGCCCAAGATACCAAGAGCGGGGCAGGTCAATACTTCACCCCCCGTCCGCTGATTCAGGCGATGGTAGACGTGACCGCTCCGGGACCCGCCGATACGGTCTGCGACCCGGCCTGCGGCACCGGTGGCTTCCTGTTGGCTGCCCATGATTACATCTCCAAACACCACCGCCTCGACCGGGACCAGAAGAAGAACCTGAACGAGAAAGCCCTGCGGGGCTGGGAACTCGTGCACGCTACTGCCCGGCTCTGCGCCATGAACCTGATGCTCCACGGGATCGGCAGCGACACGCTGCCACTTACCGTCGGCGACGCGTTGGCTGCCGATCCCGGCGACCGCTTCTCACTTGTCCTTACCAATCCTCCCTTCGGCAAGAAGAGTTCCACCACCATCATCGGCGAGGACGGCAAGGCTTACAACGAGAAGGAGACCATCGAGCGGGAAGACTTCTGGGCCACCACCTCCAACAAACAGCTGAACTTCGTCCAGCACATCAAGACCCTGCTGAAGCAGCACGGGCGGGCTGCGGTAGTCGTGCCGGATAATGTGTTGTTCGAGGGCGGTGCCGGGGAGACGATCCGCAAGAAGCTCCTCCACGAGTGCGACGTCCATACCCTGCTGCGCCTCCCCACTGGGCTCTTCTACGCCCAGGGGGTAAAGGCGAATGTCATCTTCTTCGACAAGAAGCCGGCCTCCGAGACGCCATGGACAAAGAAGCTATGGATCTACGATCTGCGCACCAACATGCACTTCACCCTGAAGACGAACCCACTCCAGCGCAGGGACCTGGACGAGTTCGTCACATGCTACAACCCTGTTAACCGGCACGAACGCACCGCCACCTGGAACGAGGAAACCCCGGCTGGTCGCTGGCGCGCCTATAGCTACGACGAGATTATTGCCAGAGACAAGGCGAGCTTGGACATCTTCTGGCTGAAGGATGAAAGTCTTGAGGACTCAGCCAACCTTCCTGCACCTGATGTTATATTGAGGGATATGATTGAAGATCTCGAGGGAGCGCTGGAGCAGCTTAGGCTTATTGCTGAAGATGTAGGAGCGGACGTCACTTCTCCCTGA
- a CDS encoding YeiH family protein — protein MQISPITMKRLAFLLLATACALPQVGTAAALLAGIAFSLAFANPWPAESSAWSRKLLQISVVGLGFGLSLPEIWQVGKSSIGYTIIGILLTILIGSLLGRVLGVRNNTSLLVSFGTAICGGSAIAAMAPVLKAESEDTAVSLATVFMLNSVALLAFPPVGSFFGISQHAFGLWAGLAIHDTSSVVGAAAAYGPAALATATTVKLARALWITPCVMVAAVMKKTSQKGVVPLFIIGFLVAATIRSLVPSLNAIWGDLAAIARQLLVVTLFLIGSGLSRGVLRKVGLRPLLQGCALWLLVSSVTLLAVIRGWIA, from the coding sequence GTGCAGATTTCACCGATAACAATGAAGCGGCTCGCTTTCCTACTACTGGCAACTGCCTGTGCCTTGCCGCAGGTTGGCACTGCTGCGGCACTGCTGGCCGGGATCGCTTTCAGCCTCGCTTTTGCCAACCCCTGGCCGGCCGAGTCCTCTGCCTGGAGCCGGAAGCTGCTGCAGATTTCGGTGGTAGGGCTCGGGTTTGGCCTGAGCCTGCCGGAAATATGGCAGGTCGGCAAGAGTTCCATCGGCTATACCATCATCGGCATCCTGTTGACCATCCTGATTGGATCGCTGCTCGGCAGGGTCCTGGGAGTGAGGAATAACACCTCGCTGCTGGTCTCATTTGGCACCGCTATCTGCGGTGGCAGCGCCATAGCGGCCATGGCACCGGTTCTGAAGGCGGAGAGCGAGGACACCGCGGTTTCCCTGGCAACGGTCTTCATGCTCAACTCAGTTGCCTTGCTCGCCTTTCCTCCGGTCGGCAGTTTCTTCGGAATAAGCCAGCATGCCTTTGGGCTCTGGGCAGGGCTGGCCATCCATGATACCAGCAGCGTTGTCGGGGCTGCTGCCGCTTACGGACCGGCAGCGCTTGCAACTGCCACGACGGTCAAGCTGGCCAGGGCGCTCTGGATAACCCCTTGTGTCATGGTTGCGGCAGTGATGAAAAAGACCTCGCAGAAAGGGGTTGTGCCGCTGTTCATCATCGGCTTTCTTGTGGCTGCGACGATCCGCTCGCTGGTGCCGTCGCTGAACGCTATATGGGGAGACCTGGCGGCGATTGCCCGCCAGCTCCTGGTCGTGACTCTGTTCCTGATCGGCAGCGGCTTGAGCCGCGGAGTGTTGAGAAAAGTAGGGTTAAGACCACTGCTGCAAGGCTGTGCCCTTTGGCTGCTGGTGAGCAGTGTGACGCTGCTTGCCGTTATCCGCGGATGGATCGCCTGA
- a CDS encoding efflux RND transporter permease subunit: protein MIEKIIEYSARNRVIVLLLFGLIIAWGGWSVYKTPVDAIPDLSDNQVIVFTDYPGRSPQVVEDQVTYPLAVNLQGLPQVRAVRASSAFGFSMIYVIFEDKADIYWARTRVLERLNYAASLLPPGVVPTLGPDGTGVGHVFWYTIEGKGYDLEQLRTLQDWFVRYQLNTVQGVAEVASIGGLVREYQIDLDPAKLFAYNIKVNKIMDAVKVSNKDVGGKLIEQADAEYLIRGSGYVKSKADLENIVVGADMRGTPIYLKNLGTVQLGGAIRRGLLDMNGAGEAVGGIVVMRYGENAKDVIDRVKLKIKELEKGLPPGVKVMVSYDRSDLISRAIDTLKKNLLEESVVVSLVILIFLLHFQSALVIVLTLPISVLIAFITMKLMGVTSNIMSLGGIAIAIGVLVDAGVIMVENCYRHLSEMPPEERAGKRLETVITSAKQVGRAIFFSLAIIVLSFVPVFMLEGQEGKLFHPLAFTKTFSMMGSALIAITLVPVLMYFFMRGKMPPESANPVSTFFIRLYSPVIRWVLVWKKTTIALNIVALAIAVPLFMQLGSEFMPPLDEGSLLYMPVTLPNVSITEAKRLIQVQDKIIMSVPEVEHVLGKVGRAETSTDPAPVSMFESIIILKPKEQWRPGLKKADIVAELDSKLQQIGVRNGWTQPIINRINMLSTGVRTDLGVKIFGSDLNVLRDLAIQAEAILKPINGAADVVAERVTGGNYLDIDIDREAAARYGVSVGDIQDVIETALGGEMLSTTVEGRNRFPIRIRYLRDYRDNIPAIRRILVAGMDGAQVPLSLVTKLKISTGAPEINSEGGLLRSLVFLNVRGRDMGGFVTEAKQVLEKNLKLPPGYYVAWSGQWENQIRAKARLQLLVPAGMIIIFILLYFTFHSALEASMVMLSVPFALVGGVYLVSALGYNMSVAVWVGFIALYGIAVETGVVMVIYLHEALDKKLINGPCTEQDIYDATFEGAVLRLRPKLMTVAVALLGLVPIMWSTGTGADVMKPIAAPMIGGMISSAVHVLIMTPVIFVLMKKRELKKGTLKYSGMKH from the coding sequence ATGATCGAAAAAATCATCGAATATAGCGCCCGCAACCGGGTCATCGTGCTGCTGCTCTTCGGGCTGATCATCGCCTGGGGGGGCTGGTCGGTCTATAAGACCCCGGTGGACGCCATTCCGGACCTCTCCGACAACCAGGTGATCGTCTTTACCGATTATCCGGGCCGCTCGCCGCAGGTGGTGGAGGACCAGGTCACCTATCCGCTAGCGGTCAATCTGCAGGGGTTGCCGCAGGTCCGCGCCGTGCGCGCCTCTTCGGCCTTCGGCTTTTCCATGATCTACGTGATCTTCGAGGACAAGGCCGACATCTACTGGGCCAGGACCCGCGTGCTGGAACGGCTCAACTATGCCGCGTCGCTGCTGCCGCCGGGGGTGGTCCCGACCCTTGGGCCGGACGGCACCGGGGTCGGCCATGTCTTCTGGTACACCATCGAGGGCAAGGGATACGACCTGGAGCAACTGAGGACGCTGCAGGACTGGTTTGTCCGCTATCAGCTCAACACTGTCCAGGGGGTTGCTGAGGTTGCCTCCATCGGCGGTCTGGTGCGGGAGTACCAGATCGATCTCGACCCGGCCAAGCTGTTTGCCTACAACATCAAAGTCAACAAGATAATGGACGCGGTCAAGGTCTCCAACAAGGATGTGGGGGGCAAGCTGATCGAGCAGGCCGATGCCGAGTACCTGATCCGGGGCAGCGGCTATGTGAAATCCAAGGCCGACCTGGAGAACATCGTGGTCGGTGCCGACATGCGTGGCACCCCGATCTATCTGAAGAACCTGGGGACGGTGCAGTTGGGTGGCGCTATCCGCCGAGGACTGCTTGACATGAACGGCGCAGGTGAGGCGGTCGGCGGCATCGTGGTCATGCGCTACGGCGAAAACGCCAAGGATGTCATCGACCGGGTCAAGCTGAAGATCAAGGAGCTGGAAAAGGGTCTGCCGCCAGGGGTGAAGGTCATGGTCTCCTATGATCGCTCCGACCTGATCAGCCGGGCCATCGACACCCTGAAGAAGAACCTGCTGGAGGAATCGGTTGTTGTCTCGCTGGTGATCCTGATCTTCCTGCTCCATTTCCAGAGCGCCCTGGTGATCGTGCTGACCCTGCCGATCTCAGTGCTGATCGCCTTTATTACCATGAAGCTGATGGGGGTCACCTCCAACATCATGTCCCTCGGCGGCATCGCCATCGCCATTGGCGTACTGGTGGATGCCGGGGTCATCATGGTGGAAAACTGCTACCGCCACCTCTCCGAGATGCCACCCGAGGAGCGCGCCGGGAAAAGGCTGGAAACCGTCATTACCTCAGCCAAACAGGTCGGCCGGGCCATCTTCTTTTCACTCGCCATCATCGTACTCTCCTTTGTGCCGGTGTTCATGCTGGAAGGCCAGGAAGGGAAACTGTTCCACCCGCTGGCCTTTACCAAGACCTTCTCCATGATGGGGTCGGCCCTGATCGCCATCACCCTGGTGCCGGTGCTGATGTACTTCTTCATGCGGGGCAAGATGCCGCCGGAAAGCGCCAACCCGGTCTCCACCTTCTTTATCAGGCTCTACTCGCCTGTTATCCGCTGGGTCCTGGTCTGGAAGAAGACCACCATCGCCCTCAACATCGTGGCCCTGGCCATTGCCGTGCCGCTGTTTATGCAGCTCGGCTCCGAATTCATGCCGCCGCTGGACGAGGGGTCGCTGCTCTACATGCCGGTGACCCTCCCCAACGTCTCCATCACCGAGGCCAAGCGTCTGATCCAGGTGCAGGATAAAATAATAATGAGTGTACCTGAGGTTGAGCACGTCCTGGGCAAGGTCGGTCGGGCCGAGACCTCCACTGACCCGGCGCCGGTCTCGATGTTCGAGTCTATCATCATCCTGAAGCCGAAGGAGCAGTGGCGGCCGGGGCTCAAGAAGGCCGACATCGTGGCTGAGCTGGACTCCAAGCTGCAGCAGATCGGGGTGAGAAACGGCTGGACCCAACCGATCATCAACCGGATCAACATGCTCTCCACCGGCGTCCGGACCGACCTGGGGGTCAAGATCTTCGGCTCCGACCTGAACGTGTTGCGGGATCTGGCGATCCAGGCCGAGGCAATCCTCAAACCGATCAACGGCGCTGCCGATGTGGTGGCCGAGCGGGTCACCGGCGGCAATTACCTCGACATTGACATCGACCGCGAGGCCGCTGCCCGCTACGGGGTCAGCGTCGGCGACATTCAGGATGTCATCGAAACCGCCCTTGGCGGCGAGATGCTCTCCACCACCGTAGAGGGGCGCAACCGCTTCCCGATCCGGATCCGCTACCTGCGCGACTATCGCGACAATATCCCGGCGATCCGTCGCATCCTGGTCGCTGGCATGGACGGTGCCCAGGTGCCGCTGTCGCTGGTGACCAAGCTGAAGATCTCCACCGGCGCGCCCGAGATCAACAGCGAGGGGGGGCTCTTGCGCTCGCTGGTCTTCCTCAACGTGCGCGGCCGCGACATGGGAGGCTTCGTCACCGAGGCCAAGCAAGTGCTGGAGAAGAACCTCAAGCTGCCTCCCGGCTACTACGTGGCCTGGTCGGGCCAGTGGGAGAACCAGATCCGGGCCAAGGCCAGGTTGCAACTGCTGGTACCAGCCGGAATGATCATCATCTTCATCCTGCTCTACTTCACCTTCCACTCGGCCCTGGAGGCGAGCATGGTCATGCTCTCGGTCCCGTTCGCCCTGGTGGGCGGGGTCTACCTGGTCTCGGCGCTTGGCTACAACATGTCGGTGGCGGTCTGGGTCGGCTTCATCGCCCTCTACGGCATTGCCGTGGAGACCGGGGTGGTGATGGTCATCTACCTGCATGAGGCGCTGGACAAAAAACTTATCAATGGCCCCTGCACGGAGCAGGACATCTATGACGCCACCTTCGAGGGGGCAGTGCTCCGATTGCGGCCCAAGCTGATGACCGTGGCCGTGGCGCTGCTGGGGCTGGTGCCGATCATGTGGTCCACCGGTACCGGCGCCGACGTGATGAAACCGATCGCCGCGCCGATGATCGGCGGCATGATCTCCTCGGCAGTTCATGTGCTGATCATGACCCCAGTGATCTTTGTGTTGATGAAAAAGCGGGAGTTGAAAAAAGGTACTTTGAAATACAGCGGAATGAAGCACTAG
- a CDS encoding YceI family protein: MKRIIAVVSTIIALALPVIASASTWNIDPEHSNVGFKVKHLMVSNVKGVFEKHSGTVDIDDKDITKSKVTVRIDTNSINTNVQKRDEHLRSPDFFDVAKYPAMTFVSKKVAKAGEGNLKVTGDLTIHGITRQVVLDVEGPTAESKDPWGNIRRGASASTKINRKDFGLTWNKALETGGVVVGEEVAITLEIEMIKAQPK, encoded by the coding sequence ATGAAGCGCATCATTGCCGTTGTCAGCACCATCATCGCCCTTGCCCTGCCGGTTATCGCCTCTGCTTCGACCTGGAACATAGACCCCGAACACTCCAATGTCGGCTTTAAGGTAAAACATCTGATGGTGTCAAATGTCAAAGGGGTATTTGAAAAGCACTCCGGCACGGTCGATATCGATGACAAGGATATCACCAAGTCCAAAGTTACAGTACGGATCGATACCAACTCGATCAACACCAACGTCCAGAAGCGTGACGAGCATCTGCGGAGCCCTGATTTTTTTGATGTCGCCAAATATCCGGCCATGACATTTGTCTCGAAAAAGGTTGCCAAGGCAGGCGAGGGTAACCTCAAGGTCACCGGCGATCTGACTATTCACGGCATAACCCGGCAGGTGGTGCTTGATGTTGAGGGGCCGACAGCAGAGAGCAAGGATCCCTGGGGCAATATTCGCAGAGGGGCCTCGGCTAGCACCAAGATCAACCGCAAGGATTTCGGCCTGACCTGGAACAAGGCGCTGGAAACCGGCGGTGTGGTTGTTGGCGAAGAGGTGGCAATCACCCTGGAGATCGAGATGATCAAGGCGCAGCCGAAGTAA
- the selA gene encoding L-seryl-tRNA(Sec) selenium transferase, which translates to MAKELSRIPKVDKLLTWPPIISLLVDHPRPLVMQAIRGTLDRLRLDSVNGVLPHNINEEQLASLVQEELGRLSASSLRPVINGTGVVIHTNLGRSLLSRSACEQIAAVAGRYSNLEIDIETGERGERYSHVESLLCELTGAEAAIVVNNNAAAVLLALSGMAAGREVVVSRGELVEIGGAFRIPDVMRQSGGILREVGATNRTHLKDYQAALSAETALLLKVHTSNFAVVGFTAEVTVAGLVDLGRRHGIPVMADIGSGSLLDLAPYGVLGETTISDYVSSGADIITCSGDKMLGGPQAGIILGKKPIMDKLRRHPLLRAIRIDKLTLAGLEATLRLYRDERQALAEIPTLRMLTSQPAELRKRGQSWLRRLRGKIPSSVALSLHEGSSQVGGGALPLLNLPTWLIAVTAEHLSAQQIDQSLRKGRVPVLGRIYRDRYLLDLRTLQDEDFPHLIEALQLLVEPPNGQR; encoded by the coding sequence ATGGCAAAAGAGCTGAGCCGAATCCCCAAGGTAGACAAGCTGCTGACCTGGCCGCCGATTATTTCCCTGTTGGTGGACCATCCCCGACCACTGGTGATGCAGGCAATCAGGGGAACCCTTGATCGGCTCCGGCTGGATTCGGTAAACGGGGTATTGCCTCACAACATCAACGAAGAGCAGCTGGCCTCGCTGGTGCAGGAGGAGCTCGGCCGGCTATCGGCAAGCAGCCTCAGGCCGGTTATCAACGGCACCGGGGTGGTCATTCACACCAACCTGGGACGATCCCTGCTCAGCCGGTCTGCCTGCGAGCAGATAGCCGCTGTTGCCGGGCGTTACAGCAATCTTGAAATCGATATCGAGACCGGTGAGCGGGGGGAGCGTTACAGCCATGTGGAGTCCCTGCTGTGCGAGCTGACCGGCGCCGAGGCCGCCATCGTGGTCAATAACAACGCGGCTGCGGTGCTGCTGGCTCTTTCGGGGATGGCTGCGGGACGGGAGGTCGTTGTCTCCAGAGGCGAACTGGTTGAGATCGGCGGGGCGTTCCGGATTCCTGATGTCATGCGTCAGAGTGGCGGCATCCTGCGCGAGGTCGGCGCCACTAATCGCACTCATTTGAAAGATTACCAGGCGGCACTGTCCGCCGAGACTGCGCTGCTGCTTAAAGTCCATACCAGCAACTTCGCGGTGGTCGGTTTTACCGCAGAAGTCACTGTTGCCGGATTGGTTGATCTCGGCCGCCGACACGGCATTCCGGTCATGGCCGATATCGGCAGCGGCTCACTGCTCGACCTGGCGCCGTACGGCGTTTTAGGCGAGACCACCATCAGCGACTACGTGAGCAGCGGCGCCGACATCATTACCTGCAGCGGCGATAAGATGCTCGGCGGGCCGCAGGCAGGGATCATCCTGGGGAAGAAGCCGATTATGGACAAACTGCGCCGTCATCCGCTGCTTCGGGCAATTCGCATCGATAAGCTCACCCTGGCGGGGCTGGAGGCCACGCTCAGGCTTTATCGCGATGAACGGCAAGCGCTGGCCGAGATCCCAACCTTGCGGATGCTGACGTCTCAACCTGCTGAACTCAGGAAAAGGGGCCAAAGTTGGCTGCGTCGGCTCCGGGGGAAGATACCCTCCTCTGTTGCGCTTTCGCTGCACGAAGGTAGTTCCCAGGTCGGTGGCGGCGCGTTGCCGCTGCTCAACCTGCCGACCTGGCTGATTGCAGTGACTGCTGAGCACTTGTCCGCCCAACAGATCGATCAGTCATTGCGCAAGGGGAGGGTGCCGGTGCTGGGGCGAATCTACCGTGACCGCTACCTGCTTGATCTGCGCACCTTGCAGGACGAAGACTTTCCGCACCTGATTGAGGCATTGCAGCTGCTGGTCGAGCCTCCAAACGGTCAAAGGTGA
- the yedF gene encoding sulfurtransferase-like selenium metabolism protein YedF, with the protein MKTIDCRNMACPAPVVTTKKALEESGAEKLELLVDAGAARENVTRFLQNRGYQVAETELEQGFALRIDTTAAAPPRTQAAHKSGETVILLTSDRLGDGPEELGKLLMKNFVITLLELPDLPSRMIFLNTAVHLTTEGSEVVEPLQKLANMGVEVLSCGLCLDFFHKKEKLKVGSVTNMYNSAEALMAAGSVIKL; encoded by the coding sequence ATGAAGACTATTGACTGCAGAAACATGGCCTGCCCGGCCCCGGTGGTGACGACCAAAAAAGCGCTTGAAGAATCGGGCGCCGAAAAGCTTGAACTGCTGGTTGACGCAGGAGCGGCACGGGAAAACGTCACCCGTTTCCTGCAAAACCGCGGTTACCAGGTTGCCGAAACCGAGCTGGAGCAGGGCTTCGCTCTCAGGATCGACACGACTGCTGCGGCCCCCCCCAGGACCCAAGCGGCACACAAAAGCGGGGAGACTGTCATCCTCCTGACATCCGACAGATTGGGGGACGGACCGGAAGAACTCGGTAAACTGCTGATGAAAAACTTCGTCATCACCCTGCTGGAACTCCCTGATCTCCCGTCACGGATGATCTTTCTCAACACTGCCGTCCACCTCACCACCGAAGGGTCGGAAGTGGTCGAACCCCTGCAGAAACTGGCCAACATGGGAGTAGAGGTCCTTTCCTGCGGCCTCTGCCTTGACTTTTTCCACAAAAAAGAGAAACTCAAAGTTGGAAGTGTCACAAACATGTACAACAGCGCTGAAGCCCTAATGGCTGCCGGTTCTGTGATCAAGCTGTAA